The Panicum hallii strain FIL2 chromosome 9, PHallii_v3.1, whole genome shotgun sequence genome has a window encoding:
- the LOC112874740 gene encoding exportin-4 isoform X1: MQGFPGGAPDPQQLQATMVAIEQACSLIQLHMNPSEAEKVITSLHSSLMPYQACRFILETSQMPNARFQAAGAIGDAAIREWGILTDDNKRCLILFCLNYVMEHANSPDGYVQSKVSAVAARLLKRGWVEFSDQEKAAIFFEVEQSIRGIHGPNRQFAAINFLETLVSEFSPSTASAMGLPKEFHEQCERSLELHFLKDFYCWAQSAVFNTADKILNSNVTIPEERACSAALRLMFQILSWNFKHTVEHESSDAKINSGLRIDTINLKKFERSLVKPGSMWRDILISSGHATWVLNFYTTLRQKYSYDTLWGDSPIAVSCRQLIVQLCSLAGSVFPNDNGDAQIKHLMMILSAVVLWIEPPDVIAASIRNGGSESEFIDGCHALLSMASLTTGSLFDNLLKSIRHYSTVHLLSALTSEAVKSVLDSQSEEETWGVDSLDILLETWNVILGDVDADKSPISVDGALAASSLFKIIVESHLKAAADSAFEDTDDTEYFHVSVSKRDEQLALYALIARAAPDSTIPFLEQLFSERFARLNQRNGESDPTQTLEELYWLLLVTSHVLTDSGEGETLLIPEALQAGFSNVIDAAQHPVVALSWSIINFSRQCLDPGIRAKYFSPRLMEAVIWFLARWVATYLVPLDVSRGQVSRGEIDSIGTNGSQHSRKLLNSFAWENNQGELVLDFVVLISMLALTTYQGENELQTLTCQKLLATVVRRKHTCAYLVQLDSWRDLTRAFASGRSLLSLSGRLQRSLAETLACAASCIKDPEASAQYLRDLMGPIAGCLVENASRSDLKSVAQQADVIYMVCCLLERLRGAARAAQPRTQKVLFEMGRTVMNPLLTLLEVYKNQSTVVYMVLKFVVDFVDGQAVFLDAKETSALVSFCLRLLQIYSSHNIGKVMLSVSSSLRSESQAEKYKDLRALLRLLTNICSKDLVGFLSDCDGEGSPDIAEVIYVGLDIVTPLISLDLLKYPKLSRDYFVLMSHLLEVYPEKVAHLNRDAFARIIGSLDFGLRNQDTDVIERCLAAVNALASYHFKERMGGRGGLNSQLMKSEGSGGKVQESISSHFLRILLQILLFEDFRLELAGHAADALLPLLFCEQELYQRLVHELLEKQQNPTVKSRLATAFHNLTSSNNLSSSLDRPNRQRFRKNLLSFLVDVSSFMQIK; encoded by the exons atgcagGGCTTTCCCGGCGGCGCCCCCGATCCGCAGCAGCTCCAGGCCACCATGGTCGCCATCGAGCAGGCCTGCTCCCTCATCCAG CTACACATGAATCCATCTGAAGCGGAAAAAGTGATAACTTCACTGCATTCGTCCCTGATGCCTTATCAAGCGTGCAGATTCATTCTTG AGACATCCCAAATGCCCAATGCAAGATTCCAAGCTGCCGGTGCAATTGGTGATGCTGCAATAAGGGAGTGGGGAATCCTTACAGATGACAACAAAAGATGCCTAATACT ATTCTGCTTGAACTACGTCATGGAGCATGCAAATTCCCCTGATGGCTATGTGCAATCGAAAGTTTCTGCCGTGGCAGCTAGATTACTGAAAAGAGGCTG GGTTGAGTTTTCGGACCAAGAGAAAGCTGCTATCTTCTTTGAG GTTGAGCAATCCATCCGGGGTATCCATGGGCCTAATCGACAGTTTGCTGCGATCAATTTCTTGGAAACCTTG GTTTCAGAGTTTTCCCCTTCAACTGCTTCTGCTATGGGCCTGCCTAAGGAATTTCACGAGCAATGTGAACGTTCACTCGAACTGCACTTTTTGAAG GATTTTTATTGCTGGGCACAATCTGCTGTATTCAATACTGCGGATAAAATCTTGAATTCAAATGTAACTATACCCGAGGAGAGGGCATGTTCAGCGGCGTTGCGCCTGATGTTTCAGATATTAAGCTGGAACTTCAAGCATACTGTTGAGCATGAGAGTTCAGATGCAAAGATAAATTCTGGCTTGAGGATTGATACCATAAATCTGAAGAAGTTTGAACGTTCGTTGGTGAAG CCAGGGTCTATGTGGAGAGATATTCTAATATCAAGTGGACACGCTACCTGGGTTTTGAACTTCTATACGACCTTGCGCCAGAAGTACTCATATGATACACTATGGGGTGATTCTCCAATTGCTGTCTCTTGCAGACAGCTTATAGTGCAGTTATGCTCCTTGGCAGGCTCTGTGTTTCCTAATG ACAATGGAGATGCACAGATTAAACACCTTATGATGATATTATCTGCTGTTGTTCTATGGATTGAACCTCCTGATGTAATTGCAGCATCAATCCGAAATGGAGGAAGTGAAAG TGAGTTTATAGACGGTTGCCATGCTCTGCTTTCAATGGCGTCTTTGACTACTGGCTCACTTTTTGACAACCTCCTAAAGTCAATAAG GCACTACAGCACAGTTCATCTGCTTTCTGCTTTGACATCAGAAGCTGTCAAGTCCGTTCTCGATAGCCAGAGTGAAGAGGAAACCTGGGGCGTAGATTCTCTCGATATTTTGTTAGAGACATGGAATGTTATTCTGGGG GATGTTGATGCCGATAAAAGTCCTATCTCAGTTGATGGAGCACTTGCAGCTTCAAGTTTGTTTAAGATCATTGTTGAGTCACACTTGAAGG ctgctgctgattctgctttCGAGGATACCGATGATACTGAATACTTTCATGTTTCTGTTTCAA AGCGTGATGAGCAGTTGGCCTTGTATGCTCTGATTGCACGTGCTGCTCCAGACAGTACTATTCCATTTCTTGAACAGTTATTCTCAGAACGATTCGCACGGCTAAACCAG AGAAATGGTGAAAGTGATCCTACTCAAACACTGGAAGAGCTCTATTGGTTGTTGTTGGTTACCAGTCATGTCCTAACTGATTCAGGTGAAGGAGAAACACTGCTC ATTCCTGAAGCATTACAGGCTGGATTTTCCAACGTGATTGACGCAGCACAGCATCCTGTTGTTGCACTCTCCTG GTCTATAATAAATTTTTCCAGGCAGTGTCTAGATCCAGGAATTAGAGCAAAATACTTCAGTCCACGATTAATGGAG GCTGTAATTTGGTTCTTGGCCAGATGGGTTGCAACCTATTTAGTACCACTTGATGTGAGTAGAGGGCAAGTAAGCAGAGGAGAAATTGATAGTATTGGTACAAATGGATCCCAGCATTCTAGAAAACTGCTAAACAGTTTTGCTTGGGAGAATAACCAAGGAGAGCTTGTTCTTGATTTTGTTGTTCTCATTTCAATGTTAGCACTTACTACGTATCAGGGAGAAAATGAGTTGCAG ACTCTGACATGCCAGAAGTTACTTGCTACGGTTGTTCGCCGGAAACACACTTGCGCTTATCTTGTTcaattg GATTCATGGCGTGATCTTACAAGAGCTTTCGCAAGTGGACGCTCTTTGCTTTCATTGAGTGGACGTTTACAA AGATCGCTAGCAGAAACTCTTGCCTGTGCAGCTTCCTGCATCAAAGATCCTGAAGCATCTGCACA GTACCTGAGAGATCTCATGGGACCAATTGCAGGGTGCCTAGTAGAAAATGCTAGTAGGAGTGATCTCAAATCTGTGGCACAACAAGCAGATGTTATTTACATG GTCTGTTGTCTATTGGAACGACTAAGAGGAGCTGCTAGGGCTGCTCAACCTCGCACTCAAAAAGTTCTATTTGAGATGGGTCGTACTGTGATGAACCCACTCTTGACTCTTCTGGAGGTCTACAAAAATCAG TCTACAGTCGTATACATGGTACTCAAGTTTGTGGTTGACTTTGTTGATGGTCAAGCTGTATTCCTGGATGCTAAAGAAACATCAGCTTTGGTGAGCTTTTGCCTGCGACTGCTCCAGATATACTCCTCTCATAACATTGGGAAG GTAATGCTCTCAGTTTCTTCAAGTCTGCGTAGTGAGTCGCAAGCAGAAAAATACAAGGATCTGCGTGCTTTGCTTCGTCTTCTTACAAATATATGCTCAAAAGATTTG GTTGGCTTTCTGTCTGATTGCGATGGTGAAGGTTCGCCAGATATTGCAGAG GTTATCTATGTTGGTCTTGATATTGTGACTCCCTTGATATCTTTGGACCTTCTGAAATACCCTAAACTCAGTCGTGAT TATTTTGTGCTTATGTCACACTTGTTGGAAGTGTACCCAGAAAAGGTTGCTCACTTGAATAGGGATGCTTTTGCAAGGATTATTGGAAGTCTTGACTTTGGGCTCCGTAATCAG GATACCGATGTTATTGAGAGGTGCCTGGCAGCAGTAAATGCTCTTGCTTCATACCATTTCAAAGAAAGGATGGGAGGCAGAGGAGGACTGAACTCACAGCTTATGAAATCTGAAGGATCAGGTGGCAAAGTGCAGGAAAGCATTTCAAGTCACTTCTTGAGGATTCTCCTGCAAATTCTTCTTTTCGAAGACTTCAG ATTGGAATTAGCAGGTCATGCTGCGGATGCTTTGCTTCCTTTATTGTTCTGTGAACAGGAGCTATATCAG AGACTGGTGCATGAGTTACTCGAGAAACAGCAGAATCCGACCGTGAAATCAAGGCTCGCAACTGCGTTCCATAACCTAACAAGCTCAAACAATCTCTCAAGCTCACTGGACCGGCCGAACAGGCAGAGATTCAGGAAAAATCTCCTCAGCTTCCTGGTGGACGTCTCAAGTTTCATGCAGATCAAGTAG
- the LOC112874740 gene encoding exportin-4 isoform X2, translated as MPNARFQAAGAIGDAAIREWGILTDDNKRCLILFCLNYVMEHANSPDGYVQSKVSAVAARLLKRGWVEFSDQEKAAIFFEVEQSIRGIHGPNRQFAAINFLETLVSEFSPSTASAMGLPKEFHEQCERSLELHFLKDFYCWAQSAVFNTADKILNSNVTIPEERACSAALRLMFQILSWNFKHTVEHESSDAKINSGLRIDTINLKKFERSLVKPGSMWRDILISSGHATWVLNFYTTLRQKYSYDTLWGDSPIAVSCRQLIVQLCSLAGSVFPNDNGDAQIKHLMMILSAVVLWIEPPDVIAASIRNGGSESEFIDGCHALLSMASLTTGSLFDNLLKSIRHYSTVHLLSALTSEAVKSVLDSQSEEETWGVDSLDILLETWNVILGDVDADKSPISVDGALAASSLFKIIVESHLKAAADSAFEDTDDTEYFHVSVSKRDEQLALYALIARAAPDSTIPFLEQLFSERFARLNQRNGESDPTQTLEELYWLLLVTSHVLTDSGEGETLLIPEALQAGFSNVIDAAQHPVVALSWSIINFSRQCLDPGIRAKYFSPRLMEAVIWFLARWVATYLVPLDVSRGQVSRGEIDSIGTNGSQHSRKLLNSFAWENNQGELVLDFVVLISMLALTTYQGENELQTLTCQKLLATVVRRKHTCAYLVQLDSWRDLTRAFASGRSLLSLSGRLQRSLAETLACAASCIKDPEASAQYLRDLMGPIAGCLVENASRSDLKSVAQQADVIYMVCCLLERLRGAARAAQPRTQKVLFEMGRTVMNPLLTLLEVYKNQSTVVYMVLKFVVDFVDGQAVFLDAKETSALVSFCLRLLQIYSSHNIGKVMLSVSSSLRSESQAEKYKDLRALLRLLTNICSKDLVGFLSDCDGEGSPDIAEVIYVGLDIVTPLISLDLLKYPKLSRDYFVLMSHLLEVYPEKVAHLNRDAFARIIGSLDFGLRNQDTDVIERCLAAVNALASYHFKERMGGRGGLNSQLMKSEGSGGKVQESISSHFLRILLQILLFEDFRLELAGHAADALLPLLFCEQELYQRLVHELLEKQQNPTVKSRLATAFHNLTSSNNLSSSLDRPNRQRFRKNLLSFLVDVSSFMQIK; from the exons ATGCCCAATGCAAGATTCCAAGCTGCCGGTGCAATTGGTGATGCTGCAATAAGGGAGTGGGGAATCCTTACAGATGACAACAAAAGATGCCTAATACT ATTCTGCTTGAACTACGTCATGGAGCATGCAAATTCCCCTGATGGCTATGTGCAATCGAAAGTTTCTGCCGTGGCAGCTAGATTACTGAAAAGAGGCTG GGTTGAGTTTTCGGACCAAGAGAAAGCTGCTATCTTCTTTGAG GTTGAGCAATCCATCCGGGGTATCCATGGGCCTAATCGACAGTTTGCTGCGATCAATTTCTTGGAAACCTTG GTTTCAGAGTTTTCCCCTTCAACTGCTTCTGCTATGGGCCTGCCTAAGGAATTTCACGAGCAATGTGAACGTTCACTCGAACTGCACTTTTTGAAG GATTTTTATTGCTGGGCACAATCTGCTGTATTCAATACTGCGGATAAAATCTTGAATTCAAATGTAACTATACCCGAGGAGAGGGCATGTTCAGCGGCGTTGCGCCTGATGTTTCAGATATTAAGCTGGAACTTCAAGCATACTGTTGAGCATGAGAGTTCAGATGCAAAGATAAATTCTGGCTTGAGGATTGATACCATAAATCTGAAGAAGTTTGAACGTTCGTTGGTGAAG CCAGGGTCTATGTGGAGAGATATTCTAATATCAAGTGGACACGCTACCTGGGTTTTGAACTTCTATACGACCTTGCGCCAGAAGTACTCATATGATACACTATGGGGTGATTCTCCAATTGCTGTCTCTTGCAGACAGCTTATAGTGCAGTTATGCTCCTTGGCAGGCTCTGTGTTTCCTAATG ACAATGGAGATGCACAGATTAAACACCTTATGATGATATTATCTGCTGTTGTTCTATGGATTGAACCTCCTGATGTAATTGCAGCATCAATCCGAAATGGAGGAAGTGAAAG TGAGTTTATAGACGGTTGCCATGCTCTGCTTTCAATGGCGTCTTTGACTACTGGCTCACTTTTTGACAACCTCCTAAAGTCAATAAG GCACTACAGCACAGTTCATCTGCTTTCTGCTTTGACATCAGAAGCTGTCAAGTCCGTTCTCGATAGCCAGAGTGAAGAGGAAACCTGGGGCGTAGATTCTCTCGATATTTTGTTAGAGACATGGAATGTTATTCTGGGG GATGTTGATGCCGATAAAAGTCCTATCTCAGTTGATGGAGCACTTGCAGCTTCAAGTTTGTTTAAGATCATTGTTGAGTCACACTTGAAGG ctgctgctgattctgctttCGAGGATACCGATGATACTGAATACTTTCATGTTTCTGTTTCAA AGCGTGATGAGCAGTTGGCCTTGTATGCTCTGATTGCACGTGCTGCTCCAGACAGTACTATTCCATTTCTTGAACAGTTATTCTCAGAACGATTCGCACGGCTAAACCAG AGAAATGGTGAAAGTGATCCTACTCAAACACTGGAAGAGCTCTATTGGTTGTTGTTGGTTACCAGTCATGTCCTAACTGATTCAGGTGAAGGAGAAACACTGCTC ATTCCTGAAGCATTACAGGCTGGATTTTCCAACGTGATTGACGCAGCACAGCATCCTGTTGTTGCACTCTCCTG GTCTATAATAAATTTTTCCAGGCAGTGTCTAGATCCAGGAATTAGAGCAAAATACTTCAGTCCACGATTAATGGAG GCTGTAATTTGGTTCTTGGCCAGATGGGTTGCAACCTATTTAGTACCACTTGATGTGAGTAGAGGGCAAGTAAGCAGAGGAGAAATTGATAGTATTGGTACAAATGGATCCCAGCATTCTAGAAAACTGCTAAACAGTTTTGCTTGGGAGAATAACCAAGGAGAGCTTGTTCTTGATTTTGTTGTTCTCATTTCAATGTTAGCACTTACTACGTATCAGGGAGAAAATGAGTTGCAG ACTCTGACATGCCAGAAGTTACTTGCTACGGTTGTTCGCCGGAAACACACTTGCGCTTATCTTGTTcaattg GATTCATGGCGTGATCTTACAAGAGCTTTCGCAAGTGGACGCTCTTTGCTTTCATTGAGTGGACGTTTACAA AGATCGCTAGCAGAAACTCTTGCCTGTGCAGCTTCCTGCATCAAAGATCCTGAAGCATCTGCACA GTACCTGAGAGATCTCATGGGACCAATTGCAGGGTGCCTAGTAGAAAATGCTAGTAGGAGTGATCTCAAATCTGTGGCACAACAAGCAGATGTTATTTACATG GTCTGTTGTCTATTGGAACGACTAAGAGGAGCTGCTAGGGCTGCTCAACCTCGCACTCAAAAAGTTCTATTTGAGATGGGTCGTACTGTGATGAACCCACTCTTGACTCTTCTGGAGGTCTACAAAAATCAG TCTACAGTCGTATACATGGTACTCAAGTTTGTGGTTGACTTTGTTGATGGTCAAGCTGTATTCCTGGATGCTAAAGAAACATCAGCTTTGGTGAGCTTTTGCCTGCGACTGCTCCAGATATACTCCTCTCATAACATTGGGAAG GTAATGCTCTCAGTTTCTTCAAGTCTGCGTAGTGAGTCGCAAGCAGAAAAATACAAGGATCTGCGTGCTTTGCTTCGTCTTCTTACAAATATATGCTCAAAAGATTTG GTTGGCTTTCTGTCTGATTGCGATGGTGAAGGTTCGCCAGATATTGCAGAG GTTATCTATGTTGGTCTTGATATTGTGACTCCCTTGATATCTTTGGACCTTCTGAAATACCCTAAACTCAGTCGTGAT TATTTTGTGCTTATGTCACACTTGTTGGAAGTGTACCCAGAAAAGGTTGCTCACTTGAATAGGGATGCTTTTGCAAGGATTATTGGAAGTCTTGACTTTGGGCTCCGTAATCAG GATACCGATGTTATTGAGAGGTGCCTGGCAGCAGTAAATGCTCTTGCTTCATACCATTTCAAAGAAAGGATGGGAGGCAGAGGAGGACTGAACTCACAGCTTATGAAATCTGAAGGATCAGGTGGCAAAGTGCAGGAAAGCATTTCAAGTCACTTCTTGAGGATTCTCCTGCAAATTCTTCTTTTCGAAGACTTCAG ATTGGAATTAGCAGGTCATGCTGCGGATGCTTTGCTTCCTTTATTGTTCTGTGAACAGGAGCTATATCAG AGACTGGTGCATGAGTTACTCGAGAAACAGCAGAATCCGACCGTGAAATCAAGGCTCGCAACTGCGTTCCATAACCTAACAAGCTCAAACAATCTCTCAAGCTCACTGGACCGGCCGAACAGGCAGAGATTCAGGAAAAATCTCCTCAGCTTCCTGGTGGACGTCTCAAGTTTCATGCAGATCAAGTAG
- the LOC112874740 gene encoding exportin-4 isoform X4 — protein MGLPKEFHEQCERSLELHFLKDFYCWAQSAVFNTADKILNSNVTIPEERACSAALRLMFQILSWNFKHTVEHESSDAKINSGLRIDTINLKKFERSLVKPGSMWRDILISSGHATWVLNFYTTLRQKYSYDTLWGDSPIAVSCRQLIVQLCSLAGSVFPNDNGDAQIKHLMMILSAVVLWIEPPDVIAASIRNGGSESEFIDGCHALLSMASLTTGSLFDNLLKSIRHYSTVHLLSALTSEAVKSVLDSQSEEETWGVDSLDILLETWNVILGDVDADKSPISVDGALAASSLFKIIVESHLKAAADSAFEDTDDTEYFHVSVSKRDEQLALYALIARAAPDSTIPFLEQLFSERFARLNQRNGESDPTQTLEELYWLLLVTSHVLTDSGEGETLLIPEALQAGFSNVIDAAQHPVVALSWSIINFSRQCLDPGIRAKYFSPRLMEAVIWFLARWVATYLVPLDVSRGQVSRGEIDSIGTNGSQHSRKLLNSFAWENNQGELVLDFVVLISMLALTTYQGENELQTLTCQKLLATVVRRKHTCAYLVQLDSWRDLTRAFASGRSLLSLSGRLQRSLAETLACAASCIKDPEASAQYLRDLMGPIAGCLVENASRSDLKSVAQQADVIYMVCCLLERLRGAARAAQPRTQKVLFEMGRTVMNPLLTLLEVYKNQSTVVYMVLKFVVDFVDGQAVFLDAKETSALVSFCLRLLQIYSSHNIGKVMLSVSSSLRSESQAEKYKDLRALLRLLTNICSKDLVGFLSDCDGEGSPDIAEVIYVGLDIVTPLISLDLLKYPKLSRDYFVLMSHLLEVYPEKVAHLNRDAFARIIGSLDFGLRNQDTDVIERCLAAVNALASYHFKERMGGRGGLNSQLMKSEGSGGKVQESISSHFLRILLQILLFEDFRLELAGHAADALLPLLFCEQELYQRLVHELLEKQQNPTVKSRLATAFHNLTSSNNLSSSLDRPNRQRFRKNLLSFLVDVSSFMQIK, from the exons ATGGGCCTGCCTAAGGAATTTCACGAGCAATGTGAACGTTCACTCGAACTGCACTTTTTGAAG GATTTTTATTGCTGGGCACAATCTGCTGTATTCAATACTGCGGATAAAATCTTGAATTCAAATGTAACTATACCCGAGGAGAGGGCATGTTCAGCGGCGTTGCGCCTGATGTTTCAGATATTAAGCTGGAACTTCAAGCATACTGTTGAGCATGAGAGTTCAGATGCAAAGATAAATTCTGGCTTGAGGATTGATACCATAAATCTGAAGAAGTTTGAACGTTCGTTGGTGAAG CCAGGGTCTATGTGGAGAGATATTCTAATATCAAGTGGACACGCTACCTGGGTTTTGAACTTCTATACGACCTTGCGCCAGAAGTACTCATATGATACACTATGGGGTGATTCTCCAATTGCTGTCTCTTGCAGACAGCTTATAGTGCAGTTATGCTCCTTGGCAGGCTCTGTGTTTCCTAATG ACAATGGAGATGCACAGATTAAACACCTTATGATGATATTATCTGCTGTTGTTCTATGGATTGAACCTCCTGATGTAATTGCAGCATCAATCCGAAATGGAGGAAGTGAAAG TGAGTTTATAGACGGTTGCCATGCTCTGCTTTCAATGGCGTCTTTGACTACTGGCTCACTTTTTGACAACCTCCTAAAGTCAATAAG GCACTACAGCACAGTTCATCTGCTTTCTGCTTTGACATCAGAAGCTGTCAAGTCCGTTCTCGATAGCCAGAGTGAAGAGGAAACCTGGGGCGTAGATTCTCTCGATATTTTGTTAGAGACATGGAATGTTATTCTGGGG GATGTTGATGCCGATAAAAGTCCTATCTCAGTTGATGGAGCACTTGCAGCTTCAAGTTTGTTTAAGATCATTGTTGAGTCACACTTGAAGG ctgctgctgattctgctttCGAGGATACCGATGATACTGAATACTTTCATGTTTCTGTTTCAA AGCGTGATGAGCAGTTGGCCTTGTATGCTCTGATTGCACGTGCTGCTCCAGACAGTACTATTCCATTTCTTGAACAGTTATTCTCAGAACGATTCGCACGGCTAAACCAG AGAAATGGTGAAAGTGATCCTACTCAAACACTGGAAGAGCTCTATTGGTTGTTGTTGGTTACCAGTCATGTCCTAACTGATTCAGGTGAAGGAGAAACACTGCTC ATTCCTGAAGCATTACAGGCTGGATTTTCCAACGTGATTGACGCAGCACAGCATCCTGTTGTTGCACTCTCCTG GTCTATAATAAATTTTTCCAGGCAGTGTCTAGATCCAGGAATTAGAGCAAAATACTTCAGTCCACGATTAATGGAG GCTGTAATTTGGTTCTTGGCCAGATGGGTTGCAACCTATTTAGTACCACTTGATGTGAGTAGAGGGCAAGTAAGCAGAGGAGAAATTGATAGTATTGGTACAAATGGATCCCAGCATTCTAGAAAACTGCTAAACAGTTTTGCTTGGGAGAATAACCAAGGAGAGCTTGTTCTTGATTTTGTTGTTCTCATTTCAATGTTAGCACTTACTACGTATCAGGGAGAAAATGAGTTGCAG ACTCTGACATGCCAGAAGTTACTTGCTACGGTTGTTCGCCGGAAACACACTTGCGCTTATCTTGTTcaattg GATTCATGGCGTGATCTTACAAGAGCTTTCGCAAGTGGACGCTCTTTGCTTTCATTGAGTGGACGTTTACAA AGATCGCTAGCAGAAACTCTTGCCTGTGCAGCTTCCTGCATCAAAGATCCTGAAGCATCTGCACA GTACCTGAGAGATCTCATGGGACCAATTGCAGGGTGCCTAGTAGAAAATGCTAGTAGGAGTGATCTCAAATCTGTGGCACAACAAGCAGATGTTATTTACATG GTCTGTTGTCTATTGGAACGACTAAGAGGAGCTGCTAGGGCTGCTCAACCTCGCACTCAAAAAGTTCTATTTGAGATGGGTCGTACTGTGATGAACCCACTCTTGACTCTTCTGGAGGTCTACAAAAATCAG TCTACAGTCGTATACATGGTACTCAAGTTTGTGGTTGACTTTGTTGATGGTCAAGCTGTATTCCTGGATGCTAAAGAAACATCAGCTTTGGTGAGCTTTTGCCTGCGACTGCTCCAGATATACTCCTCTCATAACATTGGGAAG GTAATGCTCTCAGTTTCTTCAAGTCTGCGTAGTGAGTCGCAAGCAGAAAAATACAAGGATCTGCGTGCTTTGCTTCGTCTTCTTACAAATATATGCTCAAAAGATTTG GTTGGCTTTCTGTCTGATTGCGATGGTGAAGGTTCGCCAGATATTGCAGAG GTTATCTATGTTGGTCTTGATATTGTGACTCCCTTGATATCTTTGGACCTTCTGAAATACCCTAAACTCAGTCGTGAT TATTTTGTGCTTATGTCACACTTGTTGGAAGTGTACCCAGAAAAGGTTGCTCACTTGAATAGGGATGCTTTTGCAAGGATTATTGGAAGTCTTGACTTTGGGCTCCGTAATCAG GATACCGATGTTATTGAGAGGTGCCTGGCAGCAGTAAATGCTCTTGCTTCATACCATTTCAAAGAAAGGATGGGAGGCAGAGGAGGACTGAACTCACAGCTTATGAAATCTGAAGGATCAGGTGGCAAAGTGCAGGAAAGCATTTCAAGTCACTTCTTGAGGATTCTCCTGCAAATTCTTCTTTTCGAAGACTTCAG ATTGGAATTAGCAGGTCATGCTGCGGATGCTTTGCTTCCTTTATTGTTCTGTGAACAGGAGCTATATCAG AGACTGGTGCATGAGTTACTCGAGAAACAGCAGAATCCGACCGTGAAATCAAGGCTCGCAACTGCGTTCCATAACCTAACAAGCTCAAACAATCTCTCAAGCTCACTGGACCGGCCGAACAGGCAGAGATTCAGGAAAAATCTCCTCAGCTTCCTGGTGGACGTCTCAAGTTTCATGCAGATCAAGTAG